The Magnolia sinica isolate HGM2019 chromosome 10, MsV1, whole genome shotgun sequence genome includes a window with the following:
- the LOC131217395 gene encoding uncharacterized protein LOC131217395 produces the protein MAASRDDDDRRLKGGGEVVSALSQRMSQRIWDCLRDDNISVFSVWGWQGVGKSRIVRQVVAAMEESGESSHLFDVIIRVRAPGIESLGEKMPYIIKGKRKHRLDYFGYYIASEDALMYLAMKGRRNRFMEVQMGIQKALEIPESIQISATAKSINDKLSGQRYLLIFEDVWESFDLKEIGVSVTSGSKVVITTQSDEVCSEMGAQLKIKVEEWSEEDAWDFLLEETADVASSIGFSNRDMVFKCFSYVSFLCQNGSSVDRDSLIEEYWRSEGFLDGFFNEEENKEVAFKRLGNVLLKEFAKRCMVLLSLTSSNPNYLSLFLEQTRKLDLDLWDNHPKEAEFMNWLQEQFTMEESSGGQYHVDMNSHVRQVIGSRTFLVKNNLDAEEACQWISLSHNQLQTFQFSSPNCPLLSTLLLNDNDRLQEIPDSFFKNMTRLRVLDLSSTSITSLPSSISCLCELRLLKLQSCHKLEGLPTFLKYMRKLEILDLHQTALTKMLEASFNNMQSLRRLDISGACNLSQLSPQGCRSLMTLASLDKLSKLEALDLSGTKLEVLPHQIFNLTSMQCLDLLGMEHLKTVDWTKIDRLPEKLNWDRCGLGLVHEQLQDRCRRHISVSDASVFSSLDRSSKLWKSCFLEFHFLVCPCKGGRKDRYGRFKRNQFLYQHIYTQSEQSLSYERGLEVCGGNNSLDGVRGVLSMAKFFHLYGNAFIKALSNLGMEMDNLKECWIEKCHQLELLFVGRMADIDAAVCLENLRVSNLAKLITVCRGKLGRGSFACLKHIYLECCPKLINFFSSSIRLQNLKLLEIKFCCRLEKVFEEDSEVGQNAFPRLVDIYLWELRKLKSICSGHLPMLKKLKIRGCPLLEKLPLDNTNASATQVEIQGELKWWENIKWEGSIKPSYIRFKECCLSKIYPAEVMVDDGQLRRRGEIVNAGHNRRQIPESDRAEETAASRDGDDRRLRQGGEVVSACSRRMRQQIWDCLRDDNISVFSVWGWQGVGKSRIMRQMVSEMEIFRESSRLFDVIIRVRAPGKESLAEKMQARIRGELDRLTKEYKRPNDLDVYWQTQLLKGMDEKGRRNRLMEVQMGMKEALDIPKSMDFSTAAKQISAKLSGQRFLLVLEDVWESINLEEMGVPVMAPAFTIDSKVVITTRSQKVCKEMKAQVNIRVGEWSKEDARDFLQEEAADVAASIGFSITRDMVFKCFSYVALLCRNGGSIDADSLIEEYWRSEGILDGSFNEEENKEAAFKRMGNILLKELAERCMVLLSLVSSNLNWLHSFVSRWDEYYWGDFSKAQSMEGEFMDWLQEQYTMEGSSGGQYHVDMNSQLMEVIGSQTFPVKYNLDREESCQWISLSNNQVETLPFRSPNFPLLSTLLLNNNDRLQEIPDGFFQNITKLRVLDLSSTSITSLPSSMSCLCELRLLKLQSCCKLEVLPAFLKDMQKLEILDLHQTPLTKMVEVSFHNMQSLRRLNISGACNLSRLSLKGCHSLVKLVSPNKHSKLEALHLSGTKMEELPHEIFNLNSLRCLDLLGMEHLKTVDWRKINQLPENLNWDRCGLNLLHEQLQDSSSRHISVGDASVFESLDESSELWKSCFQKFHFLVCPCEGGRKDRYRDFKRNRFFYQRIYTRFELSLSYERQLEVCGGKNSLDGVRGVLSVTEFFHLHGNAFIKALSNLGMEMDNLKECWIEKCHQLEILFVGRMANIDAAVCLENLRVSDLAKLRTVCRWQLGRGSFACLKNIYLECCPKLVNLFSSSIQLQNLKLLEIKFCCRLEKVFEEDRLAGQNAFPQLVDLCLWELRKLKSICGGHLPMLKKLKIRGCPLLEKLPLHNTNASAAEVKIEEK, from the exons ATGGCAGCTTCTAGGGACGATGATGATCGACGGCTCAAAGGAGGAGGAGAGGTTGTGAGCGCTTTGTCACAACGCATGAGTCAACGGATATGGGATTGCTTGAGAGATGACAATATTTCAGTGTTCTCAGTTTGGGGATGGCAGGGTGTGGGGAAGTCACGGATCGTGAGACAGGTGGTCGCCGCAATGGAGGAATCCGGAGAATCTAGCCATCTGTTTGATGTGATCATACGGGTAAGAGCGCCAGGGATCGAGAGTCTTGGAGAGAAGATGCCGTATATAATCAAAGGGAAAAGGAAGCATAGGCTTGACTATTTTGGGTATTACATTGCTAGTGAAGATGCTTTAATGTATTTGGCTATGAAGGGGAGAAGGAATCGGTTTATGGAGGTGCAGATGGGAATCCAGAAGGCATTGGAGATCCCAGAGTCCATACAAATCTCCGCAACTGCTAAGAGTATCAATGATAAGTTAAGCGGCCAAAGGTACCTCCTCAtctttgaagatgtttgggaaagCTTTGACTTGAAAGAGATTGGAGTTTCGGTTACAAGTGGCAGCAAAGTCGTCATCACCACTCAATCCGATGAAGTCTGTTCTGAAATGGGAGCTCAATTAAAGATCAAGGTGGAGGAGTGGTCTGAAGAAGATGCCTGGGATTTTTTACTGGAAGAGACAGCTGATGTGGCTTCCAGCATTGGTTTTTCAAACAGAGATATGGTCTTCAAATGCTTTTCTTACGTTTCCTTTTTGTGTCAGAACGGAAGCTCCGTCGACCGAGATTCCTTGATAGAAGAGTATTGGAGGTCGGAGGGCTTTTTAGATGGATTCTTCAATGAGGAGGAGAATAAAGAAGTGGCTTTCAAGAGACTGGGGAATGTACTGCTCAAAGAGTTCGCGAAGAGATGCATGGTTCTATTGTCCCTGACGTCATCAAACCCAAattacctctctctctttctagagCAGACTAGAAAACTAGATTTAGATTTATGGGACAATCATCCTAAGGAAGCAGAATTTATGAACTGGCTACAAGAGCAATTTACAATGGAGGAATCTTCAGGAGGACAATATCATGTGGATATGAATTCTCATGTGAGGCAAGTTATTGGTTCTCGAACGTTCCTAGTGAAAAACAACTTGGACGCAGAAGAAGCATGCCAATGGATCTCATTATCTCACAATCAGTTACAAACATTCCAATTCAGCTCTCCAAACTGCCCTCTTCTCTCGACGTTATTGCTTAATGATAATGATCGCTTGCAAGAAATCCCAGACAGTTTTTTCAAGAACATGACCAGACTCCGAGTCCTCGACCTTTCTTCTACAAGCATCACTTCCCTGCCATCCTCCATATCCTGCCTTTGTGAATTACGGTTGTTGAAGCTCCAAAGCTGCCACAAGCTAGAGGGTCTTCCTACGTTCTTAAAGTATATGCGGAAGCTTGAGATCCTTGATCTCCATCAAACTGCCCTGACAAAGATGCTGGAGGCATCCTTCAATAACATGCAAAGCCTCCGACGCCTCGACATCTCAGGTGCCTGCAACCTCAGTCAGCTCTCGCCCCAGGGTTGCCGCTCTCTAATGACACTGGCCAGCCTAGATAAACTTTCAAAACTTGAGGCACTTGATCTTTCAGGCACGAAATTGGAAGTTCTTCCGCACCAAATTTTCAATCTGACTAGCATGCAGTGCCTAGACCTGTTGGGAATGGAGCATCTCAAGACGGTTGACTGGACAAAGATAGATCGGCTTCCAGAAAAattgaattgggatcgatgtggcttggGCTTGGTCCATGAACAACTCCAAGACAGATGCAGACGTCATATCTCGGTCAGTGATGCCAGTGTTTTTTCATCTTTGGACCGTAGCTCGAAACTGTGGAAATCCTGCTTTCTAGAATTCCACTTCTTGGTATGTCCCTGCAAGGGAGGGCGCAAGGATAGATATGGTCGTTTTAAAAGAAACCAATTTCTCTACCAGCATATTTATACTCAATCTGAACAgtctttgagttatgaaagaggACTGGAGGTTTGCGGTGGTAATAATTCCCTAGATGGTGTTAGAGGGGTTCTCTCTATGGCAAAATTCTTTCATTTGTATGGCAATGCGTTCATTAAGGCACTGTCCAATCTTGGCATGGAGATGGACAACCTTAAAGAATGCTGGATTGAGAAATGCCATCAATTGGAGCTTCTGTTCGTTGGAAGAATGGCAGACATTGATGCAGCAGTTTGCTTAGAAAATCTAAGGGTGTCCAATCTTGCCAAATTAATAACAGTGTGCCGGGGGAAGTTGGGAAGAGGGAGCTTCGCATGCCTAAAGCATATATATTTGGAATGTTGTCCGAAGCTAATCAATTTCTTCTCTTCGAGCATTCGGTTACAGAATCTCAAATTACTTGAAATAAAATTCTGTTGTAGACTGGAGAAGGTCTTTGAAGAAGACAGCGAGGTGGGGCAAAATGCATTTCCACGGCTAGTTGATATATATCTTTGGGAGCTACGCAAACTGAAAAGCATTTGCAGTGGGCACTTGCCGATGCTGAAGAAGTTGAAGATTCGAGGATGCCCACTGCTGGAGAAGCTTCCTCTCGATAACACAAATGCTTCTGCAACACAAGTTGAGATCCAAGGTGAGCTGAAATGGTGGGAAAACATAAAATGGGAGGGCAGTATCAAGCCAAGCTACATCCGTTTCAAAGAATGTTGTCTATCAA AAATATATCCTGCAGAGGTAATGGTAGATGATGGACAGcttagaagaagaggagagattGTGAACGCAGGACATAATAGGAGGCAAATACCAG AAAGTGATCGTGCGGAGGAGACGGCAGCTTCCAGGGATGGTGATGATCGACGGCTCAGACAAGGAGGAGAGGTTGTGAGTGCTTGCTCACGACGCATGAGGCAACAGATATGGGACTGTTTGAGAGATGACAATATTTCAGTGTTCTCAGTTTGGGGATGGCAGGGTGTGGGGAAGTCACGGATCATGAGACAGATGGTCTCAGAAATGGAGATATTCAGAGAATCTAGCCGTCTGTTTGATGTGATCATACGAGTAAGAGCACCAGGGAAAGAGAGTCTTGCTGAGAAGATGCAGGCGAGAATCAGAGGAGAATTGGACCGTCTGACAAAAGAGTACAAAAGACCGAATGATTTGGATGTGTATTGGCAGACACAGCTTTTAAAGGGGATGGATGAAAAGGGGAGAAGGAATCGTTTAATGGAGGTACAGATGGGAATGAAGGAGGCATTGGATATCCCAAAGTCCATGGACTTCTCCACAGCTGCTAAACAAATCTCGGCTAAGCTAAGCGGCCAGAGGTTCCTCCTCGTCTTAGAAGATGTTTGGGAAAGCATCAACTTGGAAGAGATGGGAGTTCCAGTCATGGCCCCTGCTTTCACCATCGACAGCAAAGTGGTGATTACAACTCGATCTCAAAAAGTTTGTAAGGAAATGAAAGCCCAagtaaacatcagggtgggggaGTGGTCTAAAGAAGACGCCCGGGATTTTTTACAGGAAGAGGCAGCCGATGTTGCTGCCAGCATTGGTTTCTCAATAACCAGAGACATGGTCTTCAAATGCTTCTCTTACGTCGCCTTGCTCTGTCGAAATGGAGGCTCCATCGATGCAGATTCCTTGATAGAAGAGTATTGGAGGTCGGAGGGCATTTTAGATGGATCCTTCAATGAGGAGGAGAATAAAGAAGCTGCTTTCAAGAGAATGGGGAATATACTGCTCAAAGAGCTTGCAGAGAGATGCATGGTGCTATTGTCCCTGGTGTCATCAAACCTAAATTGGCTACACTCCTTTGTAAGTAGGTGGGATGAATATTATTGGGGAGACTTTTCAAAAGCTCAATCTATGGAAGGGGAATTTATGGATTGGCTACAAGAGCAATATACAATGGAGGGATCTTCAGGAGGACAATATCATGTGGATATGAATTCCCAGCTAATGGAAGTGATTGGTTCTCAGACGTTCCCAGTGAAGTACAACTTAGATAGGGAAGAATCATGCCAATGGATCTCAttatccaataatcaggtagaaACACTCCCATTCCGCTCTCCAAATTTCCCTCTTCTCTCGACATTGTTGCTCAACAATAATGATCGCTTGCAAGAAATCCCAGACGGTTTTTTCCAGAACATAACCAAACTCCGAGTCCTCGACCTTTCTTCCACAAGCATCACTTCCCTGCCCTCGTCCATGTCCTGCCTATGCGAATTACGGTTGTTGAAGCTTCAAAGCTGCTGCAAGCTAGAGGTTCTTCCTGCATTCTTAAAGGATATGCAGAAGCTTGAGATCCTCGATCTCCATCAAACTCCCTTGACGAAGATGGTGGAGGTATCCTTCCATAACATGCAAAGCCTCCGACGTCTCAACATCTCAGGTGCCTGCAACCTCAGCAGGCTCTCGCTCAAGGGTTGTCACTCTCTAGTGAAACTGGTCAGCCCAAATAAACATTCAAAACTTGAGGCACTTCATCTTTcaggcacgaaaatggaagagctCCCACACGAAATTTTCAATCTGAATAGCTTGCGGTGCCTGGACCTGTTGGGAATGGAGCATCTCAAGACGGTTGACTGGAGAAAGATAAATCAGCTTCCAGAAAActtgaattgggatcgatgtggcttgaACTTGCTGCATGAGCAGCTCCAAGACAGCAGCAGTCGTCACATCTCTGTCGGTGATGCAAGTGTTTTTGAGTCTTTGGACGAAAGCTCGGAACTGTGGAAATCCTGCTTTCAAAAATTCCATTTCTTGGTCTGTCCCTGCGAGGGAGGGCGCAAGGATAGATATCGTGATTTTAAAAGAAACCGATTTTTCTACCAGCGTATTTATACTCGATTTGAGCTgtctttgagttatgaaagacaACTGGAGGTTTGCGGTGGTAAGAATTCCCTAGACGGTGTTAGAGGGGTTCTCTCAGTGACAGAATTCTTTCATTTGCATGGCAATGCGTTCATTAAGGCACTGTCCAATCTTGGCATGGAGATGGACAACCTTAAAGAATGTTGGATTGAGAAATGCCATCAACTGGAGATTCTGTTCGTTGGAAGAATGGCAAACATTGATGCAGCGGTCTGTTTAGAAAATCTAAGGGTGTCCGATCTTGCCAAATTAAGAACAGTGTGCCGGTGGCAGTTGGGAAGAGGGAGCTTCGCATGCCTAAAGAATATATATTTGGAATGTTGCCCGAAGCTCGTGAACTTATTCTCTTCGAGCATTCAGTTACAGAATCTCAAATTACTTGAAATAAAATTTTGCTGTAGACTGGAGAAGGTCTTTGAAGAAGACCGCCTGGCAGGGCAGAATGCATTTCCACAGCTAGTTGATTTATGTCTTTGGGAGCTACGCAAACTGAAAAGCATTTGTGGTGGGCACTTGCCGATGCTGAAGAAGTTGAAGATTCGAGGATGCCCGCTGCTGGAGAAGCTTCCTCTCCATAACACAAATGCTTCTGCAGCAGAAGTCAAGATTGAAG AGAAATAG